The following are encoded in a window of Amaranthus tricolor cultivar Red isolate AtriRed21 chromosome 2, ASM2621246v1, whole genome shotgun sequence genomic DNA:
- the LOC130806409 gene encoding probable pectin methylesterase CGR2 — protein sequence MSRRPVNPNRRLVESGTTSLVGSLQSKSRSSPYLSLGLVVLGAFLFIAYSFSGSGRTRGVDVVSKFEGGVSCTLELQQALPFLKKAYGDSMRKVLHVGPDTCSVVSKLIKEDDIEAWGVEPYDIDDADSQCQKLVRNGIVRVADIKFPLPYRAKSFSLVMVSDALDYLSPRYLNRTLPELARVASKGLVIFTGYPGQQRAKVAELSKFGRPAKLRSASWWIRYFVQTSLEENEAATKKFDQATAKRSYRPACQVFHLNAYP from the exons ATGTCACGTCGGCCTGTGAATCCTAATCGCCGATTAGTTGAAAGCGGAACCACTTCTCTGGTTGGGTCGTTGCAGTCAAAATCTCGCTCATCACCCTATTTGTCCTTGGGGCTTGTTGTTTTG GGTGCATTCCTTTTCATTGCCTACTCATTCAGTGGTTCAG GTCGCACAAGAGGTGTTGATGTTGTGAGTAAATTTGAAG GTGGTGTGTCATGCACTTTAGAGCTGCAACAGGCCTTGCCTTTTCTAAAGAAAGCATATGGAGACAGCATGCGTAAAGTGTTGCACGTAGGCCCGGATACCTGTTCTGTAGTGTCTAAGCTTATAAAAGAAGATGACATTGAAGCATGGGGAGTAGAACCGTATGACATAGATGATGCTGATAGTCAGTGCCAGAAACTTGTGCGCAATGGAATTGTGCGGGTTGCTGATATCAAATTTCCTCTTCCATATCGTGCAAAATCGTTTTCACTTGTTATGGTATCGGATGCCTTGGATTATTTGTCTCCTCGATACCTTAATAGAACACTTCCGGAATTGGCCAGGGTTGCTTCTAAGGGGCTTGTTATTTTCACTG GTTATCCTGGACAACAAAGAGCCAAGGTTGCTGAGCTCTCAAAATTTGGCCGTCCT GCAAAATTGCGGAGCGCTTCTTGGTGGATTAGATATTTTGTTCAAACAAGCTTAGAAGAGAATGAAGCTGCAACGAAGAAGTTTGATCAGGCTACCGCAAAGCGATCATACCGGCCAGCTTGTCAAGTTTTTCACTTGAATGCATATCCTTGA
- the LOC130806373 gene encoding uncharacterized protein At4g19900-like: MTRKCTSSIPSSFASIYMISAFFAISFFSLLYLKYPQQIDYSKVITSSKTPTIPSYNVIKNDDNTIKQTTYPTKEGKDYDLVEQISPSIDDSFVKLSPPDVEFADKTRKTDVIKEIQAKDPYKIKSSPPVLDNSNEKRSKNSTNTNYLAPITKQGQQNKSENEDQDQDQDEIIVSEFDHILNLPSNFSKEERIQWIKQKLPESRILESTPRTRKFEVKMQEFVRMNRCRVNIFMTWISTTLLGKREMFSLESILKAHPNGCVIIISRIMASKPGKDLIKPLIERGYMILTVAPDFALIFSSTPAQDWLERLMNGHLDPGKIPITQNLSNLLRLAVLYKYGGVYFDTDMIILKDVSKLRNSIGVQEVDEESKTWVSVNNAVLIFDKNHPLLYRFMEEFNSTFDGNLWGFNGPYMASKIVRRYLDDPMYQFNVMSPMAFYPIDWESLDKYFKDLHGKDLDLAKDMFVKVSKESYGVHLWNRFSKNMRIEKGSVIGKLISSHCIICQDVYGL, encoded by the coding sequence atgaCTAGAAAATGTACATCTTCTATACCTTCATCTTTTGCATCAATCTATATGATTAGTGCTTTTTTTgctatttctttcttttccttaCTTTATCTAAAATACCCACAACAAATTGATTACTCAAAAGTCATTACATCCTCAAAAACTCCTACGATTCCTTCATATAATGTCATAAAAAATGATGATAACACTATCAAACAAACAACATATCCTACAAAAGAAGGGAAGGATTATGATTTGGTTGAGCAAATTTCGCCTTCGATTGATGATTCTTTTGTGAAACTTTCGCCTCCTGATGTCGAATTTGCTGATAAAACTCGAAAAACTGATGTTATCAAAGAAATACAAGCAAAAGATCCTTATAAGATCAAGTCATCTCCTCCTGTTCTTGACAATTCAAACGAAAAGCGTTCTAAAAATAGTACGAACACAAATTATTTAGCTCCGATTACTAAACAAGGCCAACAGAACAAGTCTGAAAACGAAGATCAAGATCAAGATCAAGATGAAATAATAGTTTCTGAATTTGATCATATTttaaacttaccaagtaattttaGTAAGGAAGAAAGGATACAATGGATCAAACAGAAACTACCCGAATCAAGAATACTCGAATCGACACCAAGAACAAGAAAATTTGAGGTGAAAATGCAAGAATTTGTGAGAATGAACAGATGCAGAGTGAACATTTTCATGACATGGATTTCGACAACATTATTGGGTAAGCGAGAAATGTTCTCCCTAGAGAGTATACTTAAAGCACACCCGAATGGTTGTGTGATCATAATCTCTCGAATAATGGCCTCAAAACCCGGTAAAGATCTCATAAAACCACTCATAGAACGCGGGTACATGATCCTAACAGTTGCACCAGATTTTGCTCTGATCTTTAGTAGCACACCAGCTCAAGATTGGCTCGAGAGGCTTATGAATGGTCATCTTGATCCAGGAAAAATCCCCATTACACAAAACTTATCAAACCTTTTAAGGCTCGCGGTTTTATACAAGTATGGAGGTGTATACTTTGATACTGATATGATAATCCTTAAGGATGTTTCAAAGTTAAGAAATTCTATAGGAGTGCAAGAAGTTGATGAAGAAAGTAAGACATGGGTATCAGTTAACAATGCAGTGTTGATCTTTGATAAGAATCATCCTCTTTTGTATCGATTTATGGAAGAATTTAACTCGACATTTGATGGAAACTTATGGGGATTCAATGGGCCTTATATGGCTAGTAAAATTGTTAGGAGATATCTAGATGATCCCATGTATCAATTCAATGTGATGTCTCCTATGGCATTTTACCCTATTGATTGGGAAAGTCTTGATAAGTATTTTAAGGACTTACATGGTAAAGACTTAGATTTGGCTAAAGACATGTTTGTTAAGGTTAGTAAAGAGTCTTATGGTGTTCATCTTTGGAATAGATTTAGTAAGAATATGAGGATTGAGAAAGGTAGTGTTATTGGGAAATTAATTTCTAGTCATTGTATCATATGCCAAGATGTATATGGGTTATGA